From Bifidobacterium longum subsp. longum JCM 1217, one genomic window encodes:
- a CDS encoding MFS transporter codes for MSSETTKTGNAGLVKIAPVMFAFFVMGFVDLVGTATNYVKAEFNLANGTANLFTTMVFFWFLIFAVPTGMLMNKIGRRKTVLWSILVTLVAMALPIIAYVALSGTARLVLIVISFAFLGIGNTLMQVSLNPLLTVFVKGDKLASTLTLGQFVKSFASLFAPYIAIWGATQLGMWWILFVIYLVVGIVGYVLLAIDKIDEPAPDAGTTTIGRCFKLLFSDRIVLLCFLGIVAHVGVDVGINAQAPRILTEHTGDTFTEIAATATMVYFVARMIGCFTGGIVLSKISNRVGILVCGTIMTASTVCFAIFCSITSNPPVALFWVAVALVGFGNSNVFSLFLSHALMYRPERQNEISGLMLMALIGGAIFPPIMGALADAMSAQLGAIIVMSVGCIYVLVIGVGYKAIIEGKKAAVKA; via the coding sequence ATGAGTAGCGAAACCACCAAGACCGGCAACGCCGGTCTCGTAAAAATCGCGCCTGTGATGTTCGCGTTCTTCGTCATGGGCTTCGTCGACCTGGTCGGCACCGCCACGAACTACGTCAAGGCTGAGTTCAATCTGGCCAACGGCACCGCGAACCTGTTCACCACCATGGTGTTCTTCTGGTTCCTGATCTTCGCCGTGCCCACCGGCATGCTGATGAACAAGATTGGCCGCCGCAAGACCGTGCTGTGGTCCATTCTCGTGACGCTGGTCGCCATGGCACTGCCCATCATCGCCTACGTGGCCCTATCCGGCACCGCACGTCTGGTGCTCATCGTCATCTCCTTCGCCTTCCTCGGTATCGGCAACACCTTGATGCAGGTGTCTCTGAACCCGCTGCTCACCGTGTTCGTCAAGGGCGACAAGCTCGCCTCCACCCTGACGCTCGGCCAGTTCGTCAAGTCCTTCGCCTCCCTGTTCGCCCCGTACATCGCCATCTGGGGCGCCACCCAGCTCGGCATGTGGTGGATACTGTTCGTGATCTATCTGGTCGTCGGCATCGTCGGCTACGTGCTGCTCGCCATCGACAAGATCGACGAACCCGCCCCCGACGCCGGCACCACCACCATCGGCCGCTGCTTCAAGCTCCTGTTCTCCGACCGCATCGTGCTGCTCTGCTTCCTCGGCATCGTGGCCCACGTGGGCGTGGACGTCGGCATCAACGCCCAGGCGCCGCGTATCCTCACCGAGCACACCGGCGACACCTTCACCGAAATCGCCGCCACCGCCACCATGGTCTACTTCGTGGCCCGTATGATCGGCTGCTTCACCGGCGGCATCGTGCTCTCGAAGATTTCCAACCGCGTCGGCATTCTGGTGTGCGGCACCATCATGACCGCCTCCACCGTCTGCTTCGCCATCTTCTGCTCGATCACCTCCAACCCGCCGGTCGCCCTGTTCTGGGTGGCCGTGGCCCTGGTCGGCTTCGGCAACTCCAACGTGTTCTCGCTCTTCCTCTCCCACGCGCTGATGTACCGTCCGGAGCGCCAGAACGAAATCTCCGGCCTGATGCTCATGGCCCTGATCGGCGGCGCCATCTTCCCGCCCATCATGGGTGCCCTGGCCGACGCCATGAGTGCCCAGCTCGGCGCCATCATCGTGATGTCCGTCGGCTGCATCTACGTGCTGGTCATCGGCGTTGGATACAAGGCCATCATTGAAGGCAAGAAGGCAGCCGTCAAGGCCTGA
- a CDS encoding ROK family transcriptional regulator translates to MATNTTHATSQASVSESNRSRIVKHLYHNGISSRAQIAKALELTPAAITKITARLIEAGMIEETGDLEGSKNRRSIGLKLNTTHFRIIGIKFARSLVQIGVFDLCGNTLSFENLPTVCDNTINDSIVTIHQRVEQLLDNDPSIVAIGMAVPGPYLRNVGRTAVVSNMQGWRKINFIDEFATAFRVPVFIEQDARAGALAHYLFDPSVHADDNLAYYLVGEGVGLGVIDNGRLINGFLGAATEIGHISIDVNGRPCDCGNIGCLERYCSTPAIHDTLIADGTVVPGAADMTHTEAARALFAKAGDGDEAAIAIVREVARYVGYGCVTIFNGYNPEHIIIGDIVSEAGPILLDEVRATVAERAIPEINASTSISLSTLSADAAVSGAAAVAVTQFLEHPSVFFDVS, encoded by the coding sequence ATGGCAACAAACACCACCCACGCCACTTCCCAGGCCAGTGTCTCCGAATCCAACCGCTCCCGCATCGTCAAGCACCTGTATCACAACGGCATCAGTTCCCGCGCGCAAATCGCCAAGGCACTGGAACTCACCCCCGCGGCCATCACCAAAATCACCGCACGCCTTATCGAGGCCGGCATGATTGAAGAGACCGGCGATCTGGAAGGCTCCAAGAACCGCCGTTCCATCGGACTCAAGCTCAACACCACGCACTTCCGCATCATCGGCATCAAATTCGCCCGCTCGCTGGTGCAGATCGGCGTGTTCGACCTGTGCGGCAACACCCTGAGCTTTGAAAACCTGCCCACGGTGTGCGACAACACCATCAACGACTCCATCGTCACCATCCACCAGCGCGTCGAACAACTGCTCGACAACGACCCATCCATCGTGGCCATCGGCATGGCAGTGCCCGGCCCCTATCTGCGTAACGTAGGCCGCACCGCCGTGGTGTCCAACATGCAGGGCTGGCGCAAAATCAACTTCATCGACGAATTCGCCACCGCTTTCCGCGTGCCAGTGTTCATCGAACAGGACGCCCGCGCCGGCGCCCTCGCACATTATCTCTTCGACCCGTCGGTGCACGCCGACGACAACCTCGCCTATTATCTGGTCGGCGAAGGCGTGGGCCTCGGCGTCATCGACAACGGTCGCCTCATCAACGGCTTCCTCGGTGCCGCCACCGAAATCGGACACATCTCCATTGACGTCAACGGCCGCCCCTGCGATTGCGGCAACATCGGCTGCCTTGAACGCTACTGCTCCACCCCCGCCATTCACGATACGCTCATCGCCGATGGCACCGTGGTTCCCGGCGCGGCCGATATGACCCACACCGAAGCCGCCCGCGCCCTGTTCGCCAAAGCCGGCGACGGCGACGAAGCGGCAATCGCCATTGTCCGCGAAGTCGCCCGATACGTCGGCTACGGATGCGTCACCATCTTCAATGGATACAATCCCGAGCACATCATCATCGGCGACATCGTGTCCGAAGCCGGCCCGATACTGCTCGATGAGGTGCGCGCCACGGTGGCCGAACGGGCCATCCCCGAAATCAATGCCTCCACTTCCATCAGCCTATCCACCTTGTCCGCCGACGCGGCGGTCTCCGGTGCCGCAGCAGTGGCAGTGACCCAATTCCTCGAACACCCCTCGGTGTTCTTCGACGTCTCCTAA
- the dtd gene encoding D-aminoacyl-tRNA deacylase produces the protein MKVVLQRVSEASVDVVNELGTLDPTFEPQQIGPGFMILVGVTDEDGDKQIAWLAHKILNLRVFEDAQGKMNRSIQDIGGEILSISQFTLFADVHKGNRPSFIKAGKPEHADLMWIKFNEALRSGGVPVKEGRFGAHIRVGLVNDGPVTIVIDTETDMPDGSR, from the coding sequence ATGAAAGTCGTATTGCAACGAGTATCCGAAGCGTCCGTGGACGTGGTCAATGAATTGGGCACGCTGGATCCCACGTTCGAGCCGCAGCAGATTGGCCCGGGATTCATGATTCTGGTGGGCGTCACCGATGAGGACGGCGACAAGCAGATCGCCTGGTTGGCCCATAAGATTCTGAATCTCAGGGTGTTCGAGGATGCGCAGGGCAAGATGAACCGTTCGATTCAGGACATCGGCGGTGAGATTCTCTCCATCTCGCAGTTCACGTTGTTCGCCGACGTGCACAAGGGCAATCGCCCGAGCTTCATCAAGGCCGGCAAGCCCGAGCATGCCGATCTCATGTGGATCAAGTTCAACGAGGCGTTGCGCTCCGGGGGAGTGCCGGTGAAGGAAGGTCGTTTCGGCGCGCATATACGGGTCGGACTGGTCAATGACGGGCCGGTGACCATCGTCATCGACACCGAAACTGATATGCCTGACGGGTCCCGCTGA
- a CDS encoding carbohydrate kinase family protein, with protein MTTPIVLSLGELLWDMLPSGKRAGGAPVNFAYHAMKNGTEGWAISAVGEDELGDELIAKADEAGINTVLQRNAWPTSTVEVALKNGIPEYTIVKGVAWDHILYTRQLIDVVSKADAVCFGTLALRSPESHATITELLKHTKPGAMKFFDINLRGDHYSKELIEELLKAATVFKINDEELLLLRDMFDIRGTSGEDASRWFLEEFDLDYVILTAGSAYSTIISRKGEVSTLDTPHVEVNDTVGAGDSFSGTFTARILLGDTLAEAHRKAVNTAAFVCTQAGAWPEYPAEMPDYLAEIGK; from the coding sequence ATGACTACCCCGATCGTTCTGAGCCTCGGTGAACTGCTGTGGGACATGCTGCCGAGCGGCAAGCGAGCCGGCGGCGCCCCCGTCAACTTCGCCTACCACGCGATGAAGAACGGCACCGAAGGCTGGGCCATCAGCGCGGTCGGCGAGGATGAACTCGGCGACGAACTGATTGCCAAGGCCGACGAGGCCGGCATCAACACCGTTCTTCAGCGCAACGCCTGGCCGACCTCCACCGTCGAAGTCGCACTGAAGAACGGTATCCCGGAGTACACCATCGTCAAGGGCGTGGCTTGGGACCACATCCTGTACACCCGCCAGCTCATCGACGTGGTCTCCAAGGCCGACGCCGTCTGCTTCGGCACCCTGGCCCTGCGCTCCCCCGAATCGCACGCCACCATCACGGAGCTGCTCAAGCACACCAAGCCGGGCGCGATGAAGTTCTTCGACATCAACCTGCGCGGCGACCACTACTCCAAGGAACTTATCGAGGAACTCCTCAAGGCGGCCACCGTCTTCAAGATCAACGACGAGGAACTCCTGCTGCTGCGCGACATGTTCGACATTCGCGGCACCTCCGGCGAAGACGCCTCCCGCTGGTTCCTCGAGGAATTCGACCTCGACTACGTGATTCTGACCGCCGGCTCCGCCTACTCCACCATCATCTCCCGCAAGGGCGAGGTCTCCACGCTGGACACTCCGCACGTCGAGGTGAACGACACCGTGGGTGCAGGTGACTCCTTCTCCGGCACCTTCACCGCACGCATCCTGCTGGGTGACACGCTCGCCGAAGCCCACCGCAAGGCCGTCAACACCGCCGCCTTCGTCTGCACCCAGGCCGGTGCCTGGCCCGAGTACCCGGCCGAGATGCCCGACTATCTGGCTGAAATCGGCAAGTAA
- a CDS encoding ROK family protein, with the protein MSENTMNNLKIGVDVGGTKIEAVLVDAMGTVLGSARIPARHGNDAVIEDIVAVAHQAAGERFDEVRAIGVGTPGTVDSASGHVGNIVNLDVVSLDMGPLISQRSGVPAHVENDVNAAAVGAATVLGGADGMAGTIAFLNFGTGLAAGIVENGVLMHGYSGAAGEIGHIPVEPHRLKCPCGQYGCLETVCSGASVGRLWPNADPPMPDLIRRAKKREAEAVDVLDMVVRAIGDTIQILAQSVDPRLIILGGGMAKTGEPLVEVITAELRRRESQCRFLETLDLPARLRLAPVGQPVGAIGAAMAA; encoded by the coding sequence ATGTCCGAAAACACTATGAACAATCTCAAAATCGGTGTTGACGTGGGCGGAACAAAAATCGAAGCTGTGCTGGTTGACGCAATGGGCACGGTATTGGGTTCCGCCCGTATTCCCGCCAGACATGGCAACGATGCCGTGATCGAAGACATCGTCGCTGTAGCGCATCAGGCGGCGGGTGAGCGTTTTGACGAGGTGAGGGCCATCGGTGTCGGTACCCCGGGCACGGTGGATTCGGCCAGCGGGCATGTGGGCAATATCGTGAATCTCGACGTGGTCTCGCTGGATATGGGGCCGTTGATCTCGCAGCGTTCGGGCGTGCCGGCCCATGTGGAAAACGACGTCAACGCCGCCGCCGTCGGCGCGGCCACCGTGTTGGGCGGTGCAGATGGCATGGCCGGTACCATTGCGTTCCTGAACTTCGGCACCGGACTGGCTGCGGGCATTGTCGAAAACGGCGTGCTGATGCATGGCTATAGCGGTGCGGCCGGCGAAATCGGCCATATCCCAGTCGAACCTCATCGCCTCAAGTGCCCTTGCGGGCAATACGGATGCTTGGAAACCGTCTGCTCGGGCGCATCCGTGGGACGTCTGTGGCCCAACGCCGACCCGCCGATGCCCGACCTGATTCGTCGCGCGAAAAAGCGGGAGGCCGAGGCCGTCGATGTGCTGGACATGGTAGTGCGCGCCATCGGCGACACCATACAAATCCTGGCTCAGTCCGTTGATCCGCGACTCATCATCTTGGGCGGTGGCATGGCCAAAACCGGCGAACCATTGGTCGAGGTGATCACGGCTGAGCTGCGCCGGCGCGAATCGCAATGCCGATTCCTCGAAACGCTGGACCTGCCGGCCCGGCTGCGTCTGGCACCTGTCGGCCAACCAGTCGGAGCCATCGGTGCCGCCATGGCGGCGTAG
- a CDS encoding macro domain-containing protein, which produces MPLELVRQDITKMKVDAIVNAANTQLAMGGGVCGAIFRAAGVSRMAAACDRFAPIHTGEAVITPGFNLPSRYVIHTAGPIWRDGKHDEERLLRSCYRNSMELAARQGCASIAFPLISSGIYGYPKAEALHVALDEIRRFLGDAADSGHDLDVYLCVFDKTAFEISSSIDKRLRAYIDDYYVAEHEDTLGSRTYELLALQRFSDNKPKADRAVPSGVLDMPDFLGDMGETPVYSAPSAAPSPKSAGHVDDAVLSNLDEPFNIILLRLIDAKGYSDVEVYKRANINRKLFSKIRCGDGYMPSKKTVLALAIALRLNIDETQDILACAGYALSHSVKFDVIVEFFIVHEMFDVFTINEMLFRYDQPLLGQ; this is translated from the coding sequence ATGCCGCTGGAATTGGTCCGACAGGATATTACGAAGATGAAGGTGGACGCCATAGTCAATGCGGCAAACACGCAGCTCGCCATGGGTGGGGGAGTGTGCGGCGCGATATTCCGCGCTGCGGGAGTCTCGCGCATGGCTGCTGCCTGCGATCGGTTTGCTCCCATTCATACCGGTGAGGCGGTTATCACTCCGGGATTCAATTTGCCATCACGCTATGTGATTCATACCGCAGGCCCGATATGGCGAGACGGCAAGCATGATGAAGAACGTCTGCTGCGTTCGTGCTATCGCAATTCGATGGAACTCGCGGCACGGCAGGGGTGTGCCAGCATCGCCTTCCCCTTGATTTCCAGCGGTATCTATGGATATCCGAAAGCCGAGGCCCTTCATGTGGCCCTCGATGAGATTCGCCGATTCCTGGGCGACGCAGCCGACTCCGGACACGATCTCGACGTATACCTATGCGTATTCGACAAAACCGCTTTCGAAATAAGCAGCAGTATTGACAAACGTCTTCGCGCATATATTGATGATTATTATGTAGCGGAGCATGAAGATACGCTAGGAAGCAGAACGTATGAGCTGCTTGCTCTCCAACGGTTTTCGGATAATAAGCCGAAGGCGGATAGGGCCGTACCTTCCGGCGTCTTGGACATGCCGGATTTCCTGGGCGATATGGGTGAAACGCCTGTCTACTCGGCGCCGTCGGCAGCTCCATCGCCGAAATCCGCCGGGCATGTGGATGATGCGGTGCTCTCCAATCTGGATGAACCTTTTAACATCATTCTCTTGAGGCTTATCGACGCCAAAGGATATTCCGACGTGGAGGTATATAAACGAGCGAATATCAATCGTAAACTGTTCTCTAAAATTCGCTGTGGCGATGGCTATATGCCCAGCAAGAAAACGGTTTTGGCACTGGCCATTGCCTTACGGCTGAATATTGACGAGACGCAAGATATATTGGCGTGCGCCGGGTATGCGCTGTCGCACAGCGTGAAATTCGATGTGATCGTGGAATTCTTCATCGTCCATGAGATGTTTGATGTATTCACTATTAACGAGATGTTGTTCCGATACGATCAGCCGTTGCTTGGGCAATGA
- a CDS encoding cell division protein FtsQ/DivIB: protein MSSGHEIDEPEIIDDATVAKGQAGAFVDARRLHSEDYVAETLHQTTGSLGVASRPKVVNFTERAKERKRANVRVVALRVLIAVVSVAVVAGLAWLLLFSSVFRLETSEIGVSGANEWVSAQTIHVIADKQAGKSLFLVSAHEVTEQLKSIPGVSEAKVSKQFPKSMSVEVKAQRPAAMLKRGDTLTAVDSQARVLNSVKNANVDGIPVIEVKDIDASLKNRSVKETLTILGALPESMRKSITKVTAETQDSVTTTLNDGDRVIIWGDSSQLKLKLAEVEEIDKNITAGTAGFAGKHQIDVSSSQKPIIK from the coding sequence GTGTCTTCCGGTCATGAGATCGACGAGCCGGAGATCATCGACGATGCGACGGTAGCCAAGGGCCAGGCCGGTGCCTTCGTCGATGCACGGCGGTTGCACAGCGAGGATTACGTTGCCGAAACGCTGCATCAGACCACCGGCTCCCTAGGAGTCGCATCACGCCCGAAAGTGGTGAATTTCACCGAACGCGCCAAAGAACGCAAGCGTGCAAACGTGCGCGTCGTTGCGTTACGCGTGTTGATTGCGGTCGTCAGTGTGGCTGTAGTGGCGGGGCTGGCATGGCTGCTGCTTTTCTCGTCGGTGTTTCGTCTGGAAACCAGCGAGATCGGCGTATCCGGTGCCAACGAATGGGTGAGTGCGCAGACCATCCATGTCATCGCCGATAAGCAGGCTGGAAAGTCGTTGTTCCTGGTCTCCGCCCATGAGGTCACAGAGCAACTCAAGTCCATTCCCGGCGTCAGCGAGGCCAAGGTCTCCAAACAGTTCCCCAAGTCGATGAGCGTGGAAGTCAAGGCGCAACGGCCCGCGGCCATGCTGAAAAGAGGCGATACCCTGACCGCGGTGGATTCCCAGGCGCGTGTGTTGAACTCGGTGAAGAACGCCAACGTGGATGGCATCCCGGTGATCGAGGTCAAGGATATAGACGCCAGTCTCAAGAACCGTTCGGTGAAGGAGACGCTGACGATTCTGGGCGCGTTGCCGGAATCGATGCGTAAGTCCATTACCAAGGTCACCGCTGAGACGCAGGATTCGGTGACTACCACGCTTAACGACGGTGACCGCGTAATCATTTGGGGCGACTCTTCGCAACTGAAGCTGAAGTTGGCGGAAGTCGAGGAAATCGACAAGAACATCACCGCTGGCACGGCTGGCTTTGCCGGGAAACATCAGATTGATGTTTCCTCATCCCAGAAGCCCATCATCAAGTGA
- a CDS encoding VOC family protein yields MSIRDTVTGVQHVGIPTTDLEGTIAYYERLGFECLGIYPNGEDRCTFLRLNNLTLEVWTMNPTPMENGAINHFALDSTDIEASFAEAQKLGLNFVEGSIQHIDTFWSNGIRYFNVLGPNHEVIEFCQIM; encoded by the coding sequence ATGTCCATTCGCGACACCGTCACCGGCGTCCAGCATGTCGGCATTCCGACCACGGACCTCGAAGGCACCATCGCCTACTACGAGCGTCTCGGCTTCGAATGCCTCGGCATCTATCCCAACGGTGAGGACCGCTGCACCTTCCTGCGCCTGAACAACCTGACCCTCGAGGTGTGGACCATGAACCCCACGCCTATGGAAAACGGCGCCATCAACCACTTCGCGCTGGATTCGACGGATATCGAAGCGTCCTTCGCCGAAGCCCAGAAGCTCGGCCTGAACTTCGTGGAAGGCTCCATCCAGCACATCGACACCTTCTGGAGCAACGGCATCCGTTACTTCAACGTGCTTGGGCCGAACCACGAGGTCATCGAATTCTGCCAAATCATGTAA
- a CDS encoding vWA domain-containing protein, producing the protein MGKNDNGNNGRTELVFVVDRSGSMGGLESDTIGGFNSMLSKQRTIAGECRVTTLLFDHRIETLHNHLDIREVNDLTSRDYWVRGSTALLDAIGLAIDRMIVTQRHTAAAYRAQHVLFVIITDGYENASRRYSLHQIKQMITYERERYHWEFVFLGANIDAEQTAGDFGISPRCATDFHADGQGIKASFEAVACAATAVRGGADLDDLSAPDFLGGVRDDYRSRRRMKR; encoded by the coding sequence ATGGGCAAGAACGACAATGGCAATAACGGCCGTACGGAACTGGTGTTCGTCGTCGACAGAAGCGGATCGATGGGAGGTCTGGAATCAGACACCATCGGTGGCTTCAACAGCATGCTGTCCAAGCAGCGAACAATTGCCGGCGAGTGCAGGGTAACGACCCTACTGTTCGATCATCGAATCGAAACCTTGCATAATCACCTCGACATCCGCGAAGTGAACGATTTGACGAGCCGGGATTACTGGGTGCGCGGTAGCACTGCGTTGTTGGATGCGATTGGGCTGGCCATTGACCGCATGATCGTGACGCAACGACATACTGCGGCAGCGTACCGTGCTCAACATGTGCTGTTTGTCATCATTACTGACGGGTATGAGAACGCGAGTCGTCGATATTCGTTGCATCAGATCAAGCAGATGATTACCTATGAGCGTGAACGCTATCATTGGGAGTTTGTGTTTCTGGGCGCGAACATCGACGCCGAACAGACGGCTGGTGATTTTGGTATCTCACCGCGATGCGCCACTGATTTTCATGCCGATGGACAGGGAATCAAAGCCTCGTTTGAGGCCGTTGCCTGTGCCGCGACCGCCGTGCGCGGAGGTGCTGACCTTGATGACCTCAGCGCGCCGGACTTTCTTGGTGGTGTTCGTGATGACTATCGGTCTCGTCGTCGAATGAAGCGGTAA
- a CDS encoding ROK family transcriptional regulator — translation MSYLGLNTTTDDHAAKASPADVRRKNRQLIFRLLFPTNQYSRAELGRRTGLSRVAVSDVVGRMLEEGLLRETGQAPSGGKGKRGTLLSIDIDRLRIISIDLTQEHLLHGAVTNLLGQPLRHAEVTLNTGSFVSVDVIIELIEKMLGMSDGEVIGIGVASPGVVDNGVVRSSTMRGWNNLDLSTPIAEHFGLEVNVSNDATAAMLTERFFGQGGPNMLFVRIERGIGSAILLSDTPVIGELHAAGELGHISIDLDGPPCPCGKHGCLETMISGTALKKQLSAADVEQHQNILARAGRYLGQALAMPVGLLDMADVCVYGQPNIINATFIGAAQQYLDAATSSSFHKHTVIRRCECGPDITVQGEAIAVVFQHLAK, via the coding sequence ATGTCATATCTCGGTCTCAACACAACGACCGACGACCATGCGGCCAAGGCTTCCCCCGCCGATGTGCGCCGCAAGAACCGCCAACTTATCTTCAGGTTGTTGTTCCCCACCAACCAGTATTCGCGCGCCGAGCTCGGCCGACGCACCGGATTGAGCCGCGTGGCCGTTTCCGATGTGGTCGGTCGGATGCTGGAGGAAGGATTGCTGCGCGAGACCGGTCAGGCACCCAGCGGCGGCAAAGGCAAACGAGGCACACTGCTGAGCATCGATATCGATCGACTGCGCATCATCAGCATCGACCTGACGCAGGAGCACCTGCTGCACGGCGCAGTCACCAATCTGCTCGGCCAGCCGCTGCGTCACGCCGAAGTCACCCTGAACACCGGCTCATTCGTTTCCGTGGATGTGATCATCGAGCTCATTGAGAAGATGCTGGGCATGTCCGATGGCGAGGTCATCGGCATCGGAGTCGCCTCCCCCGGCGTGGTAGACAACGGCGTGGTCCGCTCCTCCACGATGCGCGGCTGGAACAATCTCGACCTGTCCACGCCAATCGCCGAACATTTCGGACTTGAAGTAAACGTCAGCAACGACGCCACCGCAGCCATGCTCACCGAACGTTTCTTTGGCCAAGGCGGGCCGAATATGCTTTTCGTGCGCATCGAAAGAGGCATCGGTTCGGCGATTCTGCTCTCGGACACGCCGGTAATCGGCGAACTGCACGCGGCTGGCGAGCTCGGCCATATTTCCATCGATCTTGACGGGCCGCCGTGCCCTTGCGGCAAGCACGGTTGCTTGGAGACGATGATTTCCGGAACCGCATTGAAGAAGCAACTCAGCGCAGCAGACGTGGAGCAGCATCAGAATATCCTTGCTCGGGCGGGCCGCTATCTTGGCCAAGCCCTGGCCATGCCTGTGGGCCTTTTGGATATGGCAGACGTATGCGTCTATGGCCAGCCGAACATCATCAACGCGACGTTCATCGGCGCGGCCCAGCAATATCTGGATGCCGCCACATCCTCGTCCTTCCACAAACACACGGTGATTCGGCGCTGCGAATGCGGACCTGACATCACCGTACAGGGCGAGGCCATCGCCGTGGTCTTCCAACACTTGGCCAAATAA
- the murC gene encoding UDP-N-acetylmuramate--L-alanine ligase: MSQDQPIVLDPTYASFDAAARPADLGATHFIGIGGAGMSVLAEMLHTEGVAVDGSDRAHSAKTDRLETLGITVEFGQRAENVAQAETVVYSSAIKPDNPEIVAAHAAGKRIVHRSDILALLMNGKRAVTVAGAHGKTTTSSMLSHILVNAGADPSYAIGGFIQGPDGTTLDGGHAGKGDILVAEADESDGSFAKYHPTIAIITNCEADHLDHYGDEAHYRAAFVAHAGRATGHVIISIDDPDGLAVLEALPADVKSHTVAYGTTARESLPDLGGAAYVWIASESETAGSGVEQLTLHLPAAVTAGEPVSQSVALKVPGVHNARNAAAAISAAVLLGVSPADAAKAAGTFLGAARRFQVRGTVKQVTVVDDYAHHPTEIAALLDAARRRYPDSTIRVIFQPHLFSRTKFFAHQFAKSLAKADDVIITGIFPAREKQADFPDISPSTIVDAAAGLKDASAGTWIQPVEDMCLAAKMMAMRAHHGDVIFTVGAGDITDMDQVLLTALEAHRESCE, encoded by the coding sequence TTGTCTCAAGATCAGCCCATAGTGCTTGACCCTACGTATGCCTCATTCGATGCTGCGGCCCGCCCTGCGGATCTCGGCGCCACCCATTTCATCGGTATCGGCGGTGCCGGTATGAGCGTTCTGGCCGAAATGCTGCACACCGAAGGAGTCGCGGTGGACGGCTCCGATCGCGCACACAGCGCCAAAACCGACCGACTTGAAACGCTGGGCATCACCGTTGAATTCGGGCAGCGAGCCGAAAATGTCGCCCAGGCCGAGACCGTGGTCTACTCCAGCGCCATCAAACCGGACAATCCGGAAATCGTCGCAGCACACGCGGCGGGCAAGCGCATTGTGCATCGCAGTGACATCCTCGCCCTGCTCATGAACGGCAAACGAGCCGTCACCGTGGCCGGAGCGCACGGCAAAACCACCACCAGCTCCATGCTGTCCCACATTCTGGTGAACGCCGGTGCCGATCCAAGCTACGCCATCGGCGGCTTTATCCAAGGCCCGGACGGCACCACGCTGGACGGCGGACACGCGGGCAAAGGCGACATCCTGGTGGCCGAAGCCGACGAATCGGACGGCAGCTTCGCCAAATACCATCCGACCATCGCCATTATCACCAACTGTGAAGCCGATCATCTCGACCATTACGGCGACGAAGCCCACTACCGTGCCGCGTTCGTTGCCCACGCCGGCCGGGCCACCGGTCACGTGATCATCAGTATCGACGACCCCGACGGACTTGCCGTGCTGGAGGCCCTGCCCGCCGACGTGAAATCCCATACCGTTGCCTACGGCACTACCGCGCGTGAATCCCTGCCCGATTTGGGCGGTGCCGCGTATGTCTGGATCGCTTCGGAAAGCGAGACCGCTGGCAGCGGCGTCGAACAGCTCACCCTGCATCTGCCGGCCGCGGTGACGGCGGGGGAGCCGGTGTCTCAGAGCGTTGCCCTGAAGGTTCCTGGCGTGCACAATGCGCGCAATGCGGCCGCCGCCATCAGCGCTGCCGTGCTGCTGGGCGTGAGCCCCGCAGACGCGGCCAAGGCGGCCGGCACATTCCTCGGTGCGGCACGCCGCTTCCAGGTGCGCGGCACGGTCAAGCAGGTCACTGTAGTGGACGATTACGCCCATCATCCCACCGAAATCGCGGCCCTGCTGGATGCGGCCCGACGCCGGTACCCCGATTCGACCATTCGTGTGATCTTCCAGCCACACCTGTTCTCCCGCACCAAGTTCTTCGCGCACCAGTTCGCCAAATCCTTAGCCAAAGCCGATGACGTCATTATCACCGGCATCTTCCCGGCCCGTGAAAAGCAGGCCGATTTCCCGGACATCAGCCCCTCCACCATCGTGGACGCGGCTGCGGGACTCAAGGATGCTTCCGCAGGCACGTGGATTCAGCCGGTTGAGGATATGTGCCTGGCCGCCAAGATGATGGCCATGCGCGCCCACCACGGCGACGTGATCTTCACCGTGGGCGCGGGCGACATCACCGACATGGATCAGGTGCTGCTCACCGCACTTGAGGCCCATCGGGAAAGCTGCGAGTGA